The following coding sequences are from one Formosa haliotis window:
- a CDS encoding SixA phosphatase family protein, translating into MKKLILIRHGKSSWKYDVEDMYRPLKSVGEANTIKVCKTFLEMSEISLKNVFSSPSKRTRDTCEIFIKNYSNPDKIEPQIIQNLYDFEGRKLVQFIKSLDNDLDTVFIFGHNNALTNFVNAYGDFYIENVPTSGLVVLEFLIDNWSDLSKGSIKLKLFPKELI; encoded by the coding sequence ATGAAAAAACTAATTCTTATTAGGCATGGAAAATCATCATGGAAATATGATGTAGAAGACATGTATCGGCCTTTAAAATCGGTAGGTGAAGCTAATACCATTAAGGTTTGCAAAACATTTTTAGAAATGTCGGAAATTTCTTTAAAAAATGTGTTTTCAAGTCCGTCAAAACGTACAAGAGATACTTGCGAAATTTTTATTAAAAATTATAGTAATCCGGATAAAATTGAACCCCAAATTATTCAAAATTTATACGATTTTGAAGGTCGAAAATTAGTGCAATTTATTAAATCTTTAGATAATGATTTAGATACTGTTTTTATTTTCGGACATAATAATGCACTCACTAATTTCGTGAATGCTTATGGCGATTTTTATATTGAAAATGTGCCTACAAGTGGACTTGTTGTTCTTGAATTTTTAATAGACAATTGGAGTGATCTTAGTAAAGGAAGTATTAAATTAAAATTATTTCCTAAGGAATTAATCTGA
- the ppk1 gene encoding polyphosphate kinase 1 codes for MIKVDKTNNTYINRELSWLQFNARVLQEAEDKNVPLIERLRFLGIFSNNLDEFFKVRYATVKRIDQAGKAGKSELGGIKASELLEIITGIVIEQQAESLEILNDIQNKLKHENIFIIDETQIKPSQHQFVKQYFIQKVSPALVTIILNDSIKLPLLKDSAAYLAVKMVMKSGDHQYALIEITKNMDRFVVLPQEDDKDYIIMLDDLLRYCLSDIFNIFDYETISAHMIKITRDGELDFESDLSKSFIDKLSDSVKHRQTSEPVRFVYDKQIDQETLQYLLHKMNIEPSDSIIPGGRYHNRRDYMGFPSLGRTDLLYDKIEPLPIKGLSLEESIFSAISKKDYLLYAPYHTFSYVVKFLREAALDPKVKTIKITIYRLAEISHIASSLINAAKNGKRVTVSIELQARFDEQANIAYAEQMELEGINLIFGVQGLKVHSKMCVIEREENKKIKRYGFVSTGNFNESTAKIYTDYTLFTANQKILKDINKVFSFFETNYLIFRYKHIITSPHYTQKALFKLIDTEIINVKLGKPASIRLKMNSISSYKMVDKLYEASRAGVKIQMIVRGLCCLVPGIKGMSENIEVISVVDKFLEHTRLYMFANGGDPKIFISSADWMTRNIENRVEVTCPIYDENIKQELIDTFNICWSDNVKARLLNLEQTNEYKRNKKEKVRSQFATYEYYLNKLKE; via the coding sequence ATGATAAAAGTTGATAAAACGAATAACACTTATATAAATAGAGAACTTAGTTGGCTTCAGTTTAATGCTAGAGTACTACAAGAGGCAGAAGATAAAAATGTTCCATTAATAGAAAGGTTACGATTTCTAGGTATTTTTTCTAATAATTTAGATGAGTTTTTTAAAGTAAGATATGCGACTGTTAAGCGTATAGATCAAGCAGGTAAGGCTGGTAAGAGTGAATTAGGAGGAATTAAGGCCAGCGAACTTTTAGAGATTATTACTGGAATTGTAATTGAACAGCAAGCTGAAAGCTTAGAGATTTTAAATGATATCCAGAATAAATTAAAACATGAGAATATCTTTATTATAGATGAAACTCAAATTAAACCTTCACAACATCAGTTTGTTAAGCAATATTTTATTCAAAAAGTCAGTCCAGCTTTAGTTACCATTATATTAAACGATTCTATAAAATTACCTTTATTAAAAGATAGTGCAGCCTATCTTGCGGTTAAGATGGTTATGAAATCGGGAGATCACCAATATGCATTAATAGAAATTACTAAAAATATGGATCGCTTTGTCGTGCTTCCTCAAGAAGACGATAAGGACTATATTATTATGTTAGACGATTTATTGCGTTATTGTTTAAGTGATATTTTTAATATTTTCGATTATGAGACCATTTCGGCACATATGATAAAAATTACAAGAGATGGCGAATTGGATTTTGAAAGTGATTTAAGTAAAAGTTTTATAGATAAACTTTCAGATAGTGTTAAACATAGGCAAACTAGCGAACCGGTTCGGTTTGTGTACGATAAGCAAATAGATCAAGAAACGCTTCAGTATTTACTGCATAAAATGAACATTGAGCCTTCCGATAGTATTATTCCTGGAGGTCGTTACCATAACAGAAGAGATTATATGGGGTTTCCTAGTTTAGGAAGAACCGATTTGTTGTACGATAAAATAGAACCACTACCAATTAAAGGTCTGAGTTTAGAAGAAAGTATTTTTTCAGCAATTTCAAAAAAGGATTATTTATTATACGCTCCATATCATACTTTTTCTTATGTCGTTAAATTTTTACGAGAAGCAGCATTAGACCCAAAGGTAAAAACTATTAAAATTACAATTTATAGGTTAGCCGAAATTTCTCATATCGCTAGTTCTTTAATTAATGCGGCTAAAAACGGAAAACGAGTTACTGTTTCTATAGAATTACAAGCACGTTTTGATGAGCAAGCTAATATCGCGTATGCCGAACAAATGGAATTGGAAGGAATCAATCTTATTTTTGGTGTTCAGGGCTTAAAGGTACACAGTAAAATGTGTGTTATAGAACGCGAAGAAAATAAGAAAATTAAGCGTTACGGATTTGTAAGTACAGGAAACTTTAATGAATCTACCGCAAAAATATATACCGATTATACGCTATTTACAGCAAATCAGAAGATATTAAAAGATATTAATAAGGTTTTTAGCTTTTTTGAAACAAATTATTTAATATTCAGATATAAACATATTATCACTTCACCTCATTATACTCAAAAAGCACTTTTCAAATTAATTGATACCGAGATAATTAATGTTAAACTTGGTAAGCCGGCTAGTATTAGACTTAAAATGAATAGTATTTCTAGCTACAAAATGGTTGATAAGCTATATGAAGCTAGTAGAGCAGGTGTTAAAATTCAAATGATAGTAAGAGGATTGTGTTGTTTGGTACCTGGAATTAAGGGCATGAGCGAAAATATTGAAGTTATAAGTGTTGTAGATAAGTTTCTAGAGCATACAAGGCTTTATATGTTTGCAAATGGCGGGGATCCAAAAATATTTATTTCGTCTGCAGATTGGATGACGAGAAATATTGAAAATAGGGTAGAAGTAACTTGTCCAATTTACGATGAAAATATCAAGCAAGAATTAATAGATACCTTTAATATTTGTTGGAGCGATAATGTAAAAGCGAGATTGTTAAACTTGGAGCAGACTAATGAATATAAAAGAAATAAGAAAGAAAAAGTGAGATCGCAGTTTGCAACCTACGAATATTACTTAAACAAGCTAAAAGAATAA
- a CDS encoding porin family protein yields MKKITLLVLTILATTTSFAQFDLFGVRAGINISNLDYSSEVPSGNAHRNGVVVGFTAQFALSDHFSIAPEIQYSAEGAKEEELRLDYLNLPVFAKYSINEKLSFGVGPQMGLKIHEYKDGYQNLMFSGVGVIEYLFYEDFYVDVRYSYGFTNVYDDDQPYEAKNSNIQIGIGMKIF; encoded by the coding sequence ATGAAAAAAATTACCTTACTAGTCTTAACCATTCTAGCCACGACAACGAGTTTTGCTCAATTTGACTTATTTGGAGTTAGAGCCGGTATTAATATATCCAACTTGGATTATAGTTCTGAAGTTCCGAGTGGAAATGCACACAGAAACGGAGTTGTAGTTGGATTTACAGCGCAATTTGCACTATCAGACCATTTTTCTATTGCCCCTGAAATTCAATATTCAGCCGAGGGAGCAAAGGAAGAAGAATTAAGATTAGATTATTTAAACCTTCCTGTATTTGCTAAATACAGTATTAACGAAAAATTATCTTTTGGAGTAGGTCCACAAATGGGATTAAAAATCCATGAGTATAAAGACGGATATCAAAACCTAATGTTTTCTGGAGTAGGTGTTATAGAATACTTGTTTTACGAAGATTTTTACGTAGATGTTAGGTATTCTTACGGATTTACAAATGTTTATGACGACGATCAGCCGTATGAAGCAAAAAACAGTAATATCCAGATAGGAATCGGTATGAAAATATTTTAG
- a CDS encoding IS3 family transposase (programmed frameshift): MRRKSKHYTLEFKQKAVELSYAKGNVKQVCEDLDIFPSVLYRWRKELKDYGKNSFPGRGNPKMTDEEKEMARLKKALKGAEMERDNLKKGHQHLLRDRQEKYRFIKQHLMRFPVETMCQILKVSKSGYYHWLQSGPSKLWLENQKVTALIKGIFKDSFQSYGSPRIKTELETLGYKISKPRVARIMSANYLFAKRKRKFKATTDSKHNYPIAPNLLNQNFEVSRQNQVWVSDITYIKTKQGWLYLTVIIDLFNRKVVGWALSDNLSTEDTIIKAWHMAIKKTTLTQSLIFHSDRGIQYASHKFTSLIKSYKGLVNQSMSRKGNCWDNAVAESFFKSLKVEWVYRHNYKLRSEAELSIFGWIETWYNSRRRHSFLGNRTIREFELDIYNLKLAA, encoded by the exons ATGAGAAGAAAATCTAAACATTACACCTTAGAATTTAAACAAAAAGCAGTCGAGTTGAGTTATGCCAAAGGCAATGTAAAGCAAGTATGTGAAGACCTGGACATATTCCCATCCGTACTTTACCGTTGGCGTAAAGAGTTAAAAGATTACGGTAAGAACAGTTTTCCAGGCCGTGGTAATCCTAAAATGACCGATGAAGAAAAAGAGATGGCTCGATTAAAAAAAGCTTTAAAGGGTGCTGAAATGGAACGTGACA ATCTTAAAAAAGGCCATCAGCATCTTCTCCGCGATCGACAAGAAAAATACAGGTTTATAAAACAACACCTTATGAGATTTCCTGTCGAGACGATGTGTCAAATATTAAAGGTAAGCAAAAGCGGTTATTACCATTGGTTGCAATCAGGACCAAGTAAATTATGGTTAGAAAATCAAAAGGTAACTGCGCTTATTAAAGGTATATTTAAGGATAGTTTTCAAAGCTATGGTTCTCCTAGAATAAAAACAGAACTGGAGACATTAGGCTATAAAATATCAAAGCCCAGAGTGGCGCGTATTATGAGTGCTAATTATTTGTTTGCAAAACGAAAACGTAAGTTTAAAGCAACCACAGATAGTAAGCATAATTATCCTATAGCACCTAATTTATTAAACCAAAACTTTGAAGTAAGCAGACAAAATCAAGTTTGGGTAAGTGATATTACCTATATTAAAACCAAACAAGGCTGGTTATATCTTACTGTCATTATTGATTTGTTTAACCGTAAAGTTGTTGGGTGGGCTCTAAGCGATAACCTAAGCACAGAGGATACTATTATTAAAGCTTGGCATATGGCTATAAAGAAAACAACTTTAACCCAGTCTTTAATTTTTCATTCTGACCGAGGTATACAATATGCCAGCCATAAGTTCACCTCTTTAATTAAAAGTTACAAAGGCTTAGTAAACCAATCTATGAGCAGAAAAGGTAATTGCTGGGATAACGCAGTTGCAGAATCGTTCTTTAAATCTTTAAAGGTAGAATGGGTTTATAGGCACAATTATAAGTTGAGATCTGAAGCGGAGTTATCCATCTTTGGATGGATAGAAACCTGGTACAATAGTAGAAGAAGACATTCCTTTTTAGGAAATAGAACTATAAGAGAATTTGAATTAGACATATATAACCTTAAACTAGCTGCATAG
- a CDS encoding GumC family protein, producing the protein MNIQSKNNKEEFINIFNLYLSKWKLILLSLFFFIGLGYLKIKYSTFKYNAKATIKIQEDENSKKMPEISALQDYGMFSNTFTKVVDEIEIIKSRTIISEVVDELKLNIKFYVSGQIKNQEVFVNPPVNLNFLMADSIIKNINTSFYIKILSESKFDLYQNDKSKLLKFNNSDPPVSYTFGNKISTEYGNLIITPNPGRYGANTGTFIEIKISPYELVVDEYLKEIKISNDQKSNVIKLSLEETTPNKAVAILNKIIEKYNIDVIKDKELIVKSTSDFINKRLENVSIELENIDFTAETLQKKNKLTALASQADIYLQSERENESNIIKTSNQLQLINYMSDHLTENDKDSDLLPADIGITDSGLSQITKSHNELVLQRNRILKNSSEKNPTVINLNNQISALKQNLKQSLENIKQTNQITLNNLNKEDDRISSQIYSAPGKQRQFRDITRQQNIKESLYLYLLEKREETAISLGMSSPNAKIIDKAYASSNPVSPKKNIILLASFILGLFVPISIIYLQNLLDNKIHTKKDLIDYLKIPFIGEIPKSNSKDVTVKKVDYSPKAEAFRILRTNIDFMLKNIQDRAKIIFITSTTSKEGKSHTSVNLALSLSYSDKKVLFIETDIRVPKASKYLDVKNKKGLTDFISNNSLKIEDIIIPIKHNPHLNIIPSGTIPPNPAELLMNDRIVELFHGLRLQYDYIIVDTAAIGLVTDTLLISKYADLFIYVVRANYIDKRGLHIAKTMYDEKRLPNMTILLNDVDHKKSYGYGYGYGYGKNPNTIKRWWQKKYSL; encoded by the coding sequence ATGAACATTCAATCTAAAAACAATAAAGAAGAGTTTATAAATATTTTTAATTTATATCTTTCTAAATGGAAACTAATTCTTTTAAGTTTATTTTTTTTTATAGGTTTAGGTTATTTGAAAATCAAATATTCTACATTCAAATATAATGCAAAAGCAACGATTAAAATTCAAGAGGATGAAAATTCTAAAAAAATGCCAGAAATTTCTGCACTTCAAGATTACGGAATGTTCTCTAACACTTTCACTAAAGTAGTTGATGAAATTGAAATTATAAAATCAAGAACTATAATTAGTGAGGTTGTCGATGAGTTGAAGTTAAACATCAAGTTTTATGTTTCAGGTCAGATAAAAAACCAAGAAGTTTTTGTTAATCCACCTGTAAATCTTAATTTTCTTATGGCAGACTCTATTATAAAGAATATTAATACTTCTTTTTATATAAAAATCCTATCAGAATCTAAATTTGATTTATACCAAAATGATAAAAGTAAATTACTTAAATTCAATAACTCAGACCCTCCTGTTTCGTATACTTTTGGGAATAAAATTTCAACAGAATATGGAAATTTAATTATTACTCCCAACCCTGGAAGATATGGAGCTAACACAGGAACATTTATAGAAATAAAGATATCTCCTTATGAATTAGTTGTTGATGAGTATCTAAAAGAAATTAAAATTTCAAATGATCAAAAATCTAACGTTATTAAACTGAGCTTAGAAGAAACAACTCCAAATAAAGCTGTAGCTATATTAAATAAAATTATTGAAAAATATAATATTGATGTTATAAAAGATAAAGAATTAATTGTAAAAAGTACATCTGATTTTATTAATAAGAGATTAGAGAATGTATCTATAGAACTTGAAAACATTGATTTTACTGCAGAAACTCTCCAAAAAAAGAATAAATTAACAGCACTTGCATCACAAGCAGATATATATCTACAGAGTGAAAGAGAAAATGAGTCCAATATAATAAAAACATCAAATCAATTACAGTTAATTAATTACATGAGTGACCATCTAACTGAAAACGATAAAGATTCTGACTTATTACCTGCAGACATAGGAATTACAGACTCCGGACTTTCCCAAATAACAAAGAGTCATAACGAATTGGTACTACAACGAAATAGGATTTTAAAAAACTCAAGTGAAAAGAATCCAACAGTAATAAATCTTAATAATCAAATAAGTGCGCTTAAACAAAATTTAAAACAAAGCCTAGAAAACATAAAACAAACTAATCAAATTACCCTAAATAATTTAAATAAAGAGGACGATAGAATTAGCTCTCAAATTTATTCTGCTCCAGGAAAACAACGTCAGTTTAGAGATATCACAAGACAACAAAATATAAAGGAATCTTTATACCTTTATTTACTAGAAAAAAGAGAAGAAACAGCTATTTCTTTAGGTATGTCTTCTCCAAATGCTAAAATAATAGATAAAGCTTATGCTTCAAGTAACCCTGTTTCTCCTAAAAAGAACATTATATTATTAGCTTCTTTTATATTAGGTCTGTTCGTTCCTATTTCAATAATTTATTTACAAAACTTATTGGATAACAAAATTCATACAAAAAAAGATTTAATAGATTATTTAAAAATACCATTTATTGGTGAAATACCTAAATCAAACTCAAAAGATGTTACTGTAAAGAAAGTAGATTATTCACCAAAAGCTGAGGCTTTTAGAATTTTAAGAACAAACATAGATTTCATGTTGAAAAATATACAGGATCGCGCTAAAATTATATTTATTACCTCTACAACTAGTAAAGAAGGGAAGTCACATACTTCAGTCAATCTAGCTTTATCATTATCATACTCAGATAAAAAAGTTTTATTTATAGAAACGGACATAAGAGTTCCTAAAGCATCTAAATATTTAGATGTAAAAAACAAGAAAGGTCTAACCGATTTTATAAGTAATAATTCATTAAAAATTGAAGATATAATAATTCCAATAAAACATAATCCTCATTTAAATATAATACCTTCTGGTACCATACCTCCAAATCCTGCAGAATTACTAATGAATGATCGTATAGTTGAGTTATTCCATGGATTAAGACTTCAATACGATTATATAATTGTAGACACTGCTGCTATCGGTTTGGTGACAGATACGTTACTCATAAGTAAATATGCTGATTTATTTATTTATGTAGTTCGTGCTAATTATATTGATAAACGAGGATTGCATATTGCGAAGACCATGTACGATGAAAAAAGATTACCTAATATGACCATACTTCTAAATGATGTTGATCATAAAAAAAGTTATGGTTACGGATATGGATACGGATATGGTAAAAATCCTAATACCATAAAAAGATGGTGGCAAAAAAAATATAGTCTGTAG
- a CDS encoding polysaccharide biosynthesis/export family protein, with translation MKNIKLLTIFIGSYLLCSCGSSENIAYFQDELISSSNNLPDFEIRFKPDDLLTIDVSALDPEAAKPFNLPAVSYNTTSIISAQGTLKMQTYLIDKFGNIEFPILGTIKIGGLSRSEANNYLKNKLTEYLKDPIVNIRLANFVITILGEVNRPGTYNVQDEKISLTEALGLAGDLTIYGKRENVFLIREIDGENRYFKFDLTSISVLNSPYYYLRQNDVIYVEPNKAKSKSSKYNQNNIVLISAIATLATITALIINN, from the coding sequence ATGAAAAACATTAAATTATTAACAATATTTATAGGATCCTATTTATTGTGTTCATGTGGATCTTCTGAAAACATTGCTTACTTTCAGGATGAACTTATCTCCTCCTCAAACAACTTACCTGATTTTGAAATACGTTTTAAACCTGATGATTTACTAACGATAGATGTTTCAGCATTAGATCCTGAAGCGGCAAAGCCATTTAATTTACCCGCCGTTTCTTACAATACCACTTCGATTATTAGTGCACAGGGTACATTGAAAATGCAAACTTATTTAATAGATAAATTTGGGAATATAGAATTTCCAATATTGGGTACAATTAAAATTGGTGGTTTATCAAGAAGCGAGGCCAATAATTATCTAAAAAATAAATTGACTGAATATTTGAAAGACCCAATAGTAAACATTAGGCTTGCTAATTTTGTTATTACAATATTAGGAGAGGTAAATAGACCTGGAACTTATAACGTCCAGGATGAAAAAATCTCTCTAACAGAAGCTCTAGGCTTGGCAGGAGATTTAACAATTTACGGAAAAAGAGAAAACGTATTCTTAATCAGAGAGATTGATGGTGAAAATAGGTATTTTAAATTTGACTTAACCTCTATAAGTGTTTTAAACTCACCATATTATTATTTAAGACAGAATGATGTAATATACGTAGAACCAAATAAAGCTAAATCTAAATCTTCGAAATACAATCAGAATAATATTGTACTCATCTCTGCAATAGCTACATTAGCTACAATTACAGCACTAATAATTAACAATTGA
- a CDS encoding polysaccharide biosynthesis protein — translation MNKINNILIKLSNRYASKWLVLLFDLCIVTFTFFLAYLIRYNFELAFDFTKFFKQVPFVLIAATISFILVNSHKGVVRFTGIKDVINIIIGINLLATILIISTYISRNYNYDSVFDIPGSIIYIHLLLNIFFLIGAKFFIRSVYHSIKSDLLLTGKKDHLILIYGAGNSGMVTYDAITNDSNSNIEIFGFIDDNIRKIGKKINLLEVYSPSKITTEFIKENNIDEIIISIQNISSDRLLEITKNYLSKNIKVKITPPVQQWIDGDLKISQIKDVNIEDLLGREPISIDNPILIEEYYNKVIFVTGAAGSIGSEIARKITKFNYKKLILIDVAESPLYELQQEFLQNNIKNFEVIIQDVRNSYRLDQTFSNYRPDIIFHAAAYKHVPLMENNPFEAVSVNVGGTISISNLAIKYEVKKFVMVSTDKAVNPTNVMGATKRIAELYISCLNKENRTKFIITRFGNVLGSNGSVIPLFKKQIEKGGPLTVTHKDITRYFMTIPEACSLVLEAAAMGKGGEIFVFDMGKSVKIFDLALNMITLSGLNYPSDIDIAITGLRPGEKIYEELLANDENTKPTYHEKIMIAKSKMIDSKNLCKVITDLNDNISYWQNLEIVSKIKEIVPEYISNNSEFEVLDK, via the coding sequence TTGAATAAAATAAACAACATATTAATCAAACTTTCAAATAGATATGCCTCCAAATGGCTGGTTTTATTATTTGATTTATGTATCGTTACTTTTACGTTTTTTCTAGCCTATCTTATTAGATATAACTTTGAATTAGCTTTCGATTTTACTAAATTCTTTAAACAAGTCCCTTTTGTATTAATTGCAGCTACCATTAGTTTTATTTTAGTTAATTCACACAAAGGTGTCGTAAGGTTTACTGGTATTAAAGATGTTATTAACATAATAATAGGAATCAACCTTTTAGCAACGATATTAATTATTTCAACTTACATTAGTCGTAATTATAATTATGACTCTGTTTTTGATATCCCTGGTTCAATAATTTATATTCATTTATTACTGAATATATTTTTCTTAATTGGAGCAAAATTCTTTATAAGATCAGTATATCACAGTATAAAATCTGATCTACTATTAACTGGAAAAAAAGATCATTTAATTTTAATTTATGGCGCTGGAAACTCAGGAATGGTTACTTATGATGCGATTACAAACGACTCAAATAGTAATATTGAGATTTTCGGATTCATAGATGATAATATCAGAAAAATAGGTAAAAAAATAAACTTATTGGAGGTTTATTCTCCCTCCAAAATTACGACAGAATTTATAAAGGAAAATAATATTGACGAAATAATAATATCTATCCAAAATATTAGTTCTGATCGTTTATTAGAAATCACAAAAAATTATTTATCTAAAAATATTAAAGTAAAAATTACCCCGCCGGTTCAACAGTGGATAGATGGTGATTTAAAAATAAGTCAGATTAAAGACGTTAATATTGAAGACTTACTAGGTAGAGAACCAATAAGTATCGATAACCCAATACTTATTGAAGAATATTACAACAAAGTTATATTTGTTACAGGAGCTGCAGGCTCTATAGGTAGTGAGATTGCTAGGAAAATAACGAAATTCAATTATAAAAAATTAATTTTGATTGACGTGGCAGAGTCACCACTTTACGAACTGCAACAAGAATTTTTACAAAATAACATAAAGAATTTTGAAGTCATTATTCAAGATGTTCGCAATAGTTATAGACTAGATCAAACATTTTCTAATTATAGACCCGATATTATCTTTCACGCTGCAGCATACAAACATGTTCCTCTCATGGAAAACAATCCTTTTGAGGCCGTGAGTGTAAATGTTGGAGGGACAATAAGTATTTCCAATTTAGCAATAAAATACGAAGTTAAAAAGTTTGTAATGGTTTCTACAGATAAAGCTGTTAACCCTACTAATGTTATGGGAGCCACAAAACGTATTGCCGAATTATACATTAGCTGTCTTAATAAAGAAAACCGAACAAAATTCATAATTACGCGCTTTGGAAATGTTTTAGGATCGAATGGTTCCGTGATACCTTTATTCAAAAAACAGATAGAGAAGGGAGGTCCATTAACTGTAACCCATAAAGATATAACTAGATATTTTATGACGATACCCGAAGCATGTTCATTAGTATTGGAGGCAGCAGCTATGGGTAAAGGAGGTGAAATATTTGTTTTCGATATGGGAAAATCAGTTAAGATTTTCGATTTAGCCTTAAACATGATAACATTGTCAGGTCTTAATTACCCTTCGGATATTGATATTGCTATTACGGGTTTAAGGCCTGGTGAAAAAATATATGAAGAACTACTAGCTAATGATGAAAACACGAAACCTACTTATCATGAAAAAATAATGATAGCAAAGTCTAAAATGATAGATTCTAAAAACCTCTGTAAAGTAATAACCGATTTAAATGATAACATTTCCTATTGGCAAAATTTAGAAATTGTTAGTAAAATCAAAGAAATTGTTCCTGAGTATATTTCAAATAATTCAGAATTTGAAGTTCTAGACAAATAA
- a CDS encoding DegT/DnrJ/EryC1/StrS family aminotransferase produces the protein MKSKIWLSSPHMSGNEIVFINEAFSSNWIAPLGPNVTGFENDIISYLDNKKQVAAVSSGTSALHLALILLNITQGDEVICQSKTFSASANPIVYQGATPVFVDSEQDTWNICPILLEQAIKDRIAKGKKPKAIIAVHLYGMPYKHKEISLLSKTYNIPVIEDSAEALGSSYFKQKCGTLGEFGILSFNGNKIITTSGGGALVCNSKENKDKAVFLATQAKDKAIAYVHSHIGYNYRMSNIVAGIGRGQMTILEDHVTKRRENYNFYKAQLNHINAIEFLNEPEGYFSNRWLSCILLKNKNQREELRELLEEDNIESRPLWKPMHQQPIFKNYPCYINGVSDDLFNRGLCLPSGSNLTSEDLNRIVSLIIQYFE, from the coding sequence ATGAAATCTAAAATATGGTTATCATCTCCGCATATGAGTGGCAATGAAATTGTCTTTATAAACGAGGCTTTTTCTTCCAATTGGATTGCACCTCTAGGACCAAATGTAACCGGTTTTGAAAATGATATAATTAGCTATTTAGATAATAAAAAACAAGTCGCTGCTGTTAGTTCTGGTACTTCGGCTTTACATTTAGCCTTAATATTATTAAATATTACGCAAGGAGATGAAGTAATTTGCCAATCAAAAACGTTTTCTGCTTCGGCCAATCCAATAGTTTACCAAGGTGCTACACCTGTTTTTGTAGATAGTGAACAGGATACTTGGAATATTTGTCCAATACTATTAGAACAAGCAATTAAAGACAGAATAGCAAAAGGTAAAAAACCAAAAGCTATTATTGCTGTTCACCTTTATGGCATGCCATACAAGCACAAAGAGATTTCATTGCTTTCGAAAACATACAATATACCTGTTATAGAAGATAGTGCAGAAGCCTTAGGAAGTTCTTATTTTAAACAAAAGTGTGGTACCCTAGGAGAATTTGGTATATTATCCTTTAATGGAAATAAGATTATTACAACTTCTGGAGGAGGTGCTTTAGTTTGCAATTCAAAAGAAAACAAGGATAAAGCTGTTTTCTTAGCTACCCAAGCTAAAGACAAAGCTATTGCGTACGTGCATTCTCATATTGGCTACAACTATAGGATGTCTAATATTGTAGCTGGAATTGGTAGAGGTCAAATGACAATTTTAGAAGACCACGTAACCAAAAGGCGTGAAAATTATAATTTTTATAAAGCACAATTAAATCATATAAATGCTATTGAATTTCTTAATGAGCCTGAAGGCTATTTTTCCAATAGATGGTTAAGTTGTATATTACTAAAAAACAAAAATCAGCGAGAAGAATTAAGAGAGTTACTTGAAGAGGATAATATAGAATCACGTCCCTTATGGAAGCCTATGCACCAGCAGCCCATTTTCAAGAATTATCCTTGCTATATAAATGGGGTATCCGATGATTTATTTAATCGTGGGCTATGTCTTCCTAGCGGATCTAATTTAACATCTGAAGATTTAAACAGAATCGTGTCTTTAATCATTCAATATTTTGAATAA
- a CDS encoding ATP-grasp domain-containing protein — MEGSEYGIDILNDLDTNYVTTFVKEKIKMRSGETDIAKSIINETIQNIGAKISNSLGHIGNLDCDILKHKNKYYVLELNPRFGGGYPFTHEAGGHIVNMYIDWLNGINEPLKHNHFKPNLTFSKCDRLIALKQGD; from the coding sequence ATTGAAGGCTCTGAATATGGAATAGATATTTTAAATGATTTAGACACTAATTATGTCACTACATTTGTAAAAGAAAAAATAAAAATGAGATCTGGCGAAACAGATATTGCTAAGTCTATTATTAACGAAACTATACAAAATATTGGTGCAAAAATTAGCAACAGCCTTGGGCATATAGGGAACCTAGATTGCGATATTTTAAAACATAAAAACAAATATTATGTTCTTGAATTAAATCCTCGATTTGGGGGAGGTTATCCATTTACCCATGAAGCTGGAGGGCATATTGTAAATATGTATATCGACTGGTTAAACGGTATCAACGAGCCATTAAAACATAACCATTTTAAACCTAACCTGACTTTCTCAAAATGCGATAGATTAATTGCATTAAAACAAGGTGATTAA